One Desulfovibrio fairfieldensis genomic window carries:
- the proC gene encoding pyrroline-5-carboxylate reductase, with protein MSRTIGCIGCGNMGGAILAGFADRLGDKGYSFCGYNRTPERMRPLADKGVRVMPDVLETARKSDVLLLAVKPYQVAAVLEEMRPALDGGKVLVSVAAGVSLKSLREAVGGQCPVVRCMPNTPALVGEGVFALCFEDPALDREGKLELLELFGVLGLCLEMPEARFTAFSALIGAGPAYVFEMMQGLVQAGVTLGFQHKEAKRMVAALFVGSARMAEQSPAPLMQLRDEVCSPGGLTIAGVNHLDRVGLLGQLVDAVLAADARGREMES; from the coding sequence ATGAGCAGAACAATCGGCTGCATTGGCTGCGGCAATATGGGCGGGGCCATTCTGGCCGGTTTCGCGGACAGGCTGGGGGACAAGGGCTATAGCTTCTGCGGCTATAACCGCACGCCGGAACGCATGCGCCCCTTGGCGGACAAGGGCGTGCGGGTCATGCCCGACGTTCTGGAAACCGCGCGCAAATCCGATGTGCTGTTGCTGGCGGTCAAGCCATACCAGGTGGCTGCCGTGCTGGAGGAAATGCGTCCGGCCCTCGACGGCGGCAAGGTACTGGTTTCCGTGGCGGCGGGCGTGAGCCTGAAGAGCCTGCGCGAGGCCGTGGGCGGGCAGTGCCCGGTGGTCCGCTGCATGCCCAATACCCCGGCGCTGGTGGGGGAGGGGGTTTTTGCCCTCTGCTTTGAGGACCCGGCGCTGGACCGGGAAGGCAAACTCGAATTACTGGAACTTTTCGGGGTTCTGGGCCTTTGCCTGGAAATGCCCGAAGCACGCTTTACCGCCTTTTCCGCGCTGATCGGCGCGGGCCCGGCCTATGTTTTCGAAATGATGCAGGGCCTGGTGCAGGCCGGGGTGACCCTGGGCTTTCAGCACAAGGAGGCCAAGCGCATGGTGGCCGCCCTGTTTGTGGGTTCGGCGCGCATGGCCGAGCAGAGCCCCGCGCCGCTGATGCAGTTGCGTGACGAAGTCTGTTCGCCCGGCGGCCTGACCATCGCCGGGGTCAATCACCTGGATCGCGTGGGCCTGCTGGGCCAATTGGTGGACGCCGTGCTGGCGGCCGATGCGCGGGGCCGGGAGATGGAAAGCTGA
- a CDS encoding AMIN domain-containing protein, with the protein MNKVILSLLLAVCILGMALIMLNERLGRKSEPVPAPTAEAGEPAAPDSGAGLPPLSTDAARNGFTAPAAPQEAAREEPKLPPLPRDDAAEAAPVVEDVSERAQMPQAAPVAPGPQAATRENMSTPPAMERTAQSAKTESSAPARAETQKEERPAQTDKPKAEKAKTEKPRAEKAAAPRERNISRFVVFARDKGATVRLEGNAPLRYKSMNLTNPDRVVVDLDGQWQIKAPGVPKNPLVSNVRIGKMADKTRVVIDLKAKPQNTRFVLAKDGNTLDVRVDQ; encoded by the coding sequence ATGAACAAAGTCATTCTCAGTCTTCTTCTGGCGGTCTGCATCTTGGGCATGGCGCTGATCATGCTCAATGAACGCCTGGGCCGCAAATCCGAACCTGTTCCGGCCCCCACGGCGGAAGCCGGCGAACCGGCCGCGCCGGACAGCGGCGCCGGTCTGCCTCCCCTGTCGACGGATGCCGCCCGGAACGGTTTTACCGCGCCCGCCGCACCGCAGGAAGCGGCCCGCGAAGAACCCAAATTGCCGCCCCTGCCCAGGGACGACGCCGCCGAGGCCGCGCCCGTGGTGGAAGATGTCAGCGAACGGGCCCAGATGCCCCAGGCCGCGCCCGTGGCCCCCGGCCCGCAGGCCGCCACACGTGAGAATATGAGCACGCCTCCGGCGATGGAGCGCACGGCCCAAAGCGCCAAAACGGAAAGCAGCGCCCCGGCCCGCGCCGAAACCCAAAAAGAAGAACGCCCGGCTCAGACGGACAAGCCCAAAGCCGAAAAGGCAAAGACCGAAAAGCCCAGGGCGGAAAAAGCCGCCGCGCCGCGTGAGCGCAACATCAGCCGCTTTGTGGTCTTCGCGCGGGACAAGGGAGCCACGGTGCGCCTGGAGGGCAACGCGCCTCTCCGCTACAAGAGCATGAATCTGACCAATCCCGACCGCGTGGTGGTGGACCTGGACGGCCAGTGGCAGATCAAGGCTCCGGGCGTGCCCAAGAATCCCCTGGTGAGCAATGTGCGCATCGGCAAAATGGCGGACAAGACCCGTGTGGTCATCGACCTCAAGGCAAAGCCCCAAAATACCCGCTTTGTGCTTGCCAAAGACGGCAACACCCTGGACGTGCGGGTGGATCAGTAA
- the ndk gene encoding nucleoside-diphosphate kinase, protein MLQTTLAIIKPDAVARGLAGEILAAVEAEGLRPVALKMLRLSKAQAQGFYAVHKERPFFDSLMDYMSSGPVVCAALRGEDAVARYRALMGATNPTQAEPGTLRRKYGQNLEANAVHGSDCPENAAVELAYFFNALEMTE, encoded by the coding sequence ATGCTGCAAACCACTCTTGCCATCATCAAGCCGGACGCCGTGGCGCGCGGCCTTGCCGGGGAAATTCTGGCCGCCGTGGAAGCTGAGGGCCTTCGCCCCGTGGCTTTGAAAATGCTGCGGTTGAGCAAGGCCCAGGCCCAGGGCTTTTATGCCGTGCACAAAGAGCGCCCCTTTTTTGACAGCCTTATGGACTATATGTCTTCCGGACCGGTGGTCTGCGCGGCCTTGCGCGGCGAGGACGCGGTGGCCCGCTACCGGGCGCTGATGGGCGCCACGAATCCGACCCAGGCCGAGCCCGGCACCCTGCGCCGCAAATATGGGCAGAACCTTGAAGCCAACGCCGTGCACGGTTCCGACTGCCCGGAGAACGCCGCTGTTGAGCTTGCATATTTCTTCAATGCCTTGGAAATGACGGAGTAA
- a CDS encoding divergent polysaccharide deacetylase family protein, with amino-acid sequence MQNKGTDTGPLTGPHGSGGGLRASTRLGLGGLAWLLCSLAFSLWLGNGSMSPGNFSGSAGRALSLQQTGGGRDATEEPEARAERMILARLDALVIQTLPLALPLARWQREEGLPVEDEGAAARAYRVTGSCAPLRLGVALLEKLRSAADPDFPHLSAVDPERFRPRLAWTDQGALEIRLNGRPTHRFHFPGKERALADLARPLPQAALILVIDDLGQSLEPAEDLAALPFPVALAVWPHAPRAGATADLAGQMGLDCLVHLPMEPQPRADGFRPRPGPGALFADMSQHALASVLEPDLAALPTALGLNNHMGSRFTGSAAACRLLSAQLAGRGFFVLDSLTQPHSRLAEEARAAGLVSVARAVFLDTRRDVSAVLAALDAAAAKARSAGFAVAIGHPYAETLSALRRWQDKAGVAVVPLRRLVWYLAQLQARDGARGGKR; translated from the coding sequence GTGCAAAATAAAGGAACAGATACCGGCCCCCTGACCGGACCCCACGGGTCCGGCGGGGGGCTGCGCGCTTCCACTCGCCTGGGCTTGGGTGGTCTGGCCTGGCTGCTGTGCTCCCTGGCCTTTTCGCTCTGGCTGGGCAACGGGTCCATGTCGCCGGGGAATTTTTCCGGTTCCGCCGGTCGCGCGCTGTCGCTCCAGCAAACCGGCGGAGGACGGGACGCGACCGAGGAGCCTGAGGCGCGGGCCGAGCGAATGATACTGGCCCGCCTGGATGCTCTGGTTATCCAGACGCTGCCCCTGGCCCTGCCGCTCGCCCGCTGGCAGCGCGAAGAAGGGCTGCCCGTGGAGGACGAAGGAGCGGCTGCCCGTGCTTACCGGGTTACAGGGTCTTGCGCGCCGCTGCGCCTGGGTGTGGCCCTGTTGGAAAAGTTGCGCTCCGCCGCTGATCCGGATTTTCCTCATCTTTCCGCCGTTGACCCGGAGCGTTTCCGCCCGCGCCTTGCCTGGACGGACCAAGGCGCGCTGGAAATTCGCCTGAACGGGCGGCCGACGCACCGTTTTCATTTTCCCGGCAAGGAACGGGCTCTGGCGGATCTGGCCCGCCCCCTGCCTCAGGCCGCCCTGATTCTGGTCATTGATGACCTGGGGCAGAGCCTGGAGCCCGCCGAGGATCTGGCCGCCTTGCCCTTTCCCGTGGCATTGGCCGTCTGGCCGCACGCGCCCAGGGCGGGCGCGACGGCCGACCTAGCCGGACAGATGGGCCTGGATTGCCTGGTGCATCTGCCCATGGAGCCTCAGCCCCGCGCCGACGGCTTCCGTCCCAGGCCGGGTCCGGGCGCGCTGTTCGCGGATATGAGCCAGCACGCCCTGGCCTCCGTGCTGGAACCGGATCTGGCGGCACTGCCCACGGCACTGGGGCTGAACAACCATATGGGTTCCCGTTTTACGGGCAGCGCCGCCGCCTGCCGCCTGCTCAGCGCGCAACTGGCCGGGCGCGGTTTCTTTGTGCTGGACAGTCTGACCCAGCCCCATTCCCGGCTGGCGGAGGAAGCCCGTGCCGCCGGGCTGGTCAGCGTGGCCCGTGCTGTTTTTCTGGATACGCGCCGGGATGTTTCCGCCGTACTGGCCGCCTTGGACGCGGCGGCGGCCAAAGCCCGCAGTGCCGGTTTCGCCGTCGCCATCGGCCATCCGTACGCGGAAACTCTGAGCGCTTTGCGCCGCTGGCAGGACAAGGCAGGTGTGGCCGTGGTGCCTCTGCGCCGTCTGGTCTGGTACCTGGCGCAACTTCAGGCGCGGGACGGAGCGCGCGGCGGCAAGCGTTGA
- a CDS encoding S41 family peptidase, which produces MRVFVRSCILALLLALCGLTAAQAASAPEAKKEPAKEAPSKFEALKRFSQVLDLVERYYVKDVTQNDLINGAVKGLLQGLDPHSTFMNAEEYKEMQETTSGEFYGVGIEISMENGQVVVVTPIEDTPAFRAGLQSGDVILSINGQATQELSLQEVVSRIRGAKGTEVELAILHSDAKTPQTVRIVRDAIPLISVKSKKLEDGYYWVRLTRFSERTTEELKDALKDAAKESKATGGLKGIVLDLRNNPGGLLDQAVSVSDTFLDKGVIVSIKGRRDSTDRVYEAKKQADDVRVPMVVLVNAGSASASEIVAGALRDQKRALILGERSFGKGSVQNIIPLSDGSGLKLTVALYYTPNGSSIQAEGIVPDLEVVFEPPRTDDKDNPRFLLREQDLNRHLENGKDKKGGQSKVKKDEGKEQLARDNQLRMALQVVKSLPKMREIRN; this is translated from the coding sequence CCAAGGAAGCTCCCAGCAAATTCGAGGCCTTGAAGCGTTTCAGTCAGGTGCTTGATCTGGTGGAGCGTTATTATGTGAAGGATGTGACCCAGAACGACCTGATCAACGGGGCCGTCAAGGGCTTGCTGCAGGGGCTCGACCCGCACTCCACCTTCATGAATGCCGAAGAATACAAGGAAATGCAGGAAACCACCTCCGGCGAATTCTACGGGGTGGGCATTGAAATTTCCATGGAAAACGGCCAGGTTGTGGTGGTCACGCCCATTGAGGACACCCCGGCTTTCCGCGCCGGTCTTCAGTCCGGCGACGTGATCCTGTCCATCAACGGCCAGGCCACGCAGGAACTTTCGCTGCAGGAAGTGGTGTCGCGCATCCGCGGGGCCAAAGGCACGGAAGTGGAGCTGGCCATTCTGCACAGCGACGCCAAGACGCCGCAGACCGTGCGCATCGTGCGCGACGCCATCCCCCTGATCAGCGTCAAGTCCAAAAAGCTGGAAGACGGTTACTACTGGGTGCGCCTGACCCGTTTCTCCGAACGCACCACCGAGGAACTCAAGGACGCGCTCAAGGATGCGGCCAAGGAAAGCAAGGCCACGGGCGGGCTCAAGGGCATTGTGCTGGATCTGCGTAACAATCCCGGTGGGTTGCTGGACCAGGCGGTCAGCGTGTCCGACACTTTCCTGGACAAGGGCGTGATCGTTTCCATCAAGGGCCGCCGGGACAGCACGGACCGCGTTTATGAGGCCAAAAAGCAGGCCGACGACGTGCGCGTGCCCATGGTGGTGCTGGTCAACGCCGGTTCTGCCTCGGCCTCGGAAATCGTGGCCGGTGCGCTGCGCGACCAGAAGCGCGCCCTGATTCTGGGCGAACGCTCCTTCGGCAAGGGTTCGGTGCAGAACATCATTCCCCTGTCCGACGGGTCCGGCCTCAAGCTCACGGTAGCCCTGTATTACACGCCCAACGGCAGCTCCATCCAGGCCGAGGGCATCGTGCCCGACCTGGAAGTGGTCTTCGAGCCGCCGCGCACCGATGACAAGGACAATCCGCGTTTTCTCCTGCGCGAACAGGATCTCAACCGCCATCTGGAAAACGGCAAGGACAAGAAGGGCGGCCAAAGCAAGGTCAAAAAAGACGAAGGCAAGGAGCAGCTGGCCCGTGACAACCAGTTGCGCATGGCCCTCCAGGTCGTGAAGAGTCTGCCCAAGATGCGGGAGATCAGAAACTAG
- a CDS encoding MarR family winged helix-turn-helix transcriptional regulator, whose protein sequence is MELTCKWITLANRYYYMYLAKALAPYGINTSQYLFIAVLCREPGITQDKLPERIGINKSNVTRVLAQLEEAGFIRRESNPQDKRTTTVHPTQRAYEAYPHIMKVVAEWDAATTSMFSEEEKQTLQALLRRLAQSAREYRGQGEARTGGEVEEG, encoded by the coding sequence TTGGAACTGACCTGCAAATGGATCACCCTGGCCAACCGCTATTACTACATGTATCTCGCCAAGGCCCTCGCGCCATACGGCATCAACACCAGTCAATATCTCTTCATTGCCGTGCTGTGCAGAGAGCCGGGCATCACGCAGGACAAGCTGCCCGAGCGTATCGGCATCAACAAGAGCAACGTGACGCGGGTGCTGGCGCAACTGGAGGAGGCAGGCTTCATCCGCCGGGAAAGCAATCCGCAAGACAAGCGCACGACCACCGTGCATCCGACGCAGCGTGCCTATGAGGCATATCCGCATATCATGAAAGTCGTTGCGGAATGGGATGCCGCCACCACCAGCATGTTTTCCGAAGAGGAAAAACAGACGTTACAGGCGCTGTTGCGACGTCTGGCGCAATCCGCCAGGGAATACAGGGGACAAGGCGAAGCGCGCACCGGCGGCGAGGTGGAGGAAGGTTGA
- a CDS encoding MFS transporter: MLDRRIRRKQTAGVSNVGAGGALREICNRNFNVVTLINLLVMTAYYLIFVTSTSYAREAYLASLSTAGFTAGIMVIGCLAGRFVTGNLLSFFGCRAVLLAGIVLYTASIAGFFLVDSLPWLFVQRLWAGVGVGVIGTATGTIVAYVIPQRHHGLGVSLFSMSTALALALGPFLGISLSNHISYAALMRINVGIALVCLLIFFGLAALPFMRHRHRSLFSLNSYIDPRVVRFSLVALVVCLSYGCVQAFMTSFAAVRSLSGPASLFFLLYAVAALATRPLTGRLFDTRGENVIFYPILLLTALSLIMLARAHSSWMLLLSGLVLGMGFGNFQSVGQAVSLSLVSRSRFAQATTTFFIFFDLGIGLGPYIFGFLVPTLGYDGMYQSLAFTVLAGLGLYYVLHGRLAGGGA; encoded by the coding sequence ATGCTTGATCGCCGCATCCGCCGCAAGCAAACGGCGGGCGTATCCAACGTGGGGGCCGGTGGGGCGTTGCGGGAGATTTGCAATCGCAACTTCAATGTGGTGACGCTGATCAACCTTCTGGTCATGACGGCCTACTACCTGATCTTCGTCACCAGCACCTCCTATGCCAGAGAGGCTTATCTGGCAAGCCTGAGCACGGCTGGTTTCACCGCGGGCATTATGGTCATCGGCTGCCTGGCAGGGCGTTTCGTCACCGGCAATCTGCTTTCGTTTTTCGGTTGCCGCGCCGTTCTTCTCGCCGGGATCGTGCTGTACACGGCCAGCATCGCGGGTTTTTTCCTGGTGGATTCCTTGCCCTGGCTGTTCGTGCAACGCCTCTGGGCGGGCGTCGGCGTCGGCGTCATCGGCACGGCCACGGGAACCATTGTGGCCTATGTGATCCCGCAGCGGCATCACGGGCTCGGCGTGAGCCTGTTCAGCATGAGCACGGCTCTGGCCCTGGCCCTGGGGCCGTTTCTCGGCATCAGCCTGAGCAACCACATAAGTTATGCGGCGCTGATGCGGATCAATGTGGGCATTGCCCTGGTCTGCCTGCTCATCTTTTTCGGGCTGGCGGCCCTGCCTTTCATGCGTCACCGACATCGCTCGCTCTTCAGCCTCAACAGTTACATTGACCCGCGTGTGGTGCGTTTTTCCCTGGTGGCACTGGTGGTCTGCTTGAGCTACGGCTGCGTGCAGGCCTTCATGACCTCCTTTGCCGCCGTGCGCTCCCTTTCCGGCCCGGCGAGTCTCTTCTTTCTGCTGTATGCCGTGGCGGCCCTGGCTACCCGCCCGCTGACGGGCCGCCTGTTCGATACCCGCGGCGAGAACGTCATTTTTTATCCCATTCTGCTGTTGACCGCGCTCTCCCTGATCATGCTGGCCCGCGCGCACAGCAGCTGGATGCTGCTGCTCTCCGGCCTGGTGCTCGGCATGGGCTTCGGCAACTTCCAGTCCGTGGGGCAGGCCGTATCGCTTTCGCTGGTGTCGCGTTCGCGTTTTGCCCAGGCCACCACAACTTTCTTCATATTTTTTGACCTGGGCATCGGCCTGGGGCCCTATATTTTCGGTTTTCTCGTCCCCACTCTGGGCTATGACGGCATGTATCAGTCCCTGGCCTTCACCGTGCTTGCCGGGCTGGGCCTTTACTATGTTTTGCACGGGAGGCTCGCGGGCGGCGGGGCCTGA